A window of the Gordonia humi genome harbors these coding sequences:
- a CDS encoding crotonase/enoyl-CoA hydratase family protein, with the protein MTDVRIERDGEVWIVVMGRGDRHNAVDGPMAAELAAAFRAFEASDAKVAVLAGDGPSFCAGADLKAVGTERSNRLTTDGDGPMGPTRLDLDKPVIAAIHGHAVAGGLELALWCDLRVADEGATLGVFCRRWGVPLIDGGTVRLPRLIGHSRAMDLILTGRPIGADEALSFGLVNRVAPTGAAREVAVALAHDIARMPNTCMRGDRRSARDQWGEGEESALADEFAIGLTSLTADGVGGAARFASGRGRGGSFDDI; encoded by the coding sequence GTGACCGACGTGCGGATCGAACGCGACGGCGAGGTCTGGATCGTCGTCATGGGTCGGGGCGACCGGCACAACGCCGTCGACGGACCGATGGCCGCCGAACTCGCCGCGGCGTTCCGCGCGTTCGAGGCGTCCGATGCGAAGGTCGCCGTGCTCGCGGGAGACGGGCCGTCGTTCTGCGCGGGCGCGGATCTCAAGGCCGTCGGCACCGAGCGGAGCAACCGACTCACGACCGACGGCGACGGTCCGATGGGCCCGACGCGTCTCGATCTGGACAAGCCGGTGATCGCGGCGATCCACGGGCACGCCGTCGCCGGTGGGTTGGAGCTGGCTCTCTGGTGCGATCTGCGGGTCGCCGATGAGGGCGCGACGCTCGGCGTGTTCTGCCGACGATGGGGAGTACCGCTCATCGACGGCGGGACGGTTCGACTCCCGCGGCTCATCGGTCACAGCCGCGCCATGGATCTGATCCTGACCGGCCGTCCGATCGGCGCCGACGAGGCGCTCTCGTTCGGACTGGTCAATCGGGTGGCGCCGACGGGTGCCGCGCGCGAGGTCGCGGTGGCCCTGGCCCACGACATCGCACGGATGCCGAATACCTGCATGCGCGGCGATCGACGATCGGCGCGCGATCAGTGGGGCGAAGGCGAGGAGAGCGCGCTCGCCGACGAATTCGCCATCGGCCTGACGTCACTGACGGCCGACGGCGTCGGGGGAGCCGCGCGTTTCGCGTCCGGGAGGGGCCGCGGCGGATCGTTCGACGACATCTGA
- a CDS encoding PLP-dependent aminotransferase family protein yields MFSQRIEGLRPSPIRSILAVIDRPGMVSFAGGLPATDALPRWSGDVEPEVLQYGPTEGEPRLRAAVAEHLRTLGVDAPADRVLILSGSQQGIDLAAKLVVDPGTPVAVESPTYLAALQVFRFYGARFVDLPASAPLTYLVPTFGNPTGACMSDTDRDEIAARVRADDTVLFEDDPYRDLVYEPGDRTPIVARMHGGSWIYQGSFSKTFAPGLRLGFLAASEDLFARLVMIKQATDLHTSRLSQHIVLDAISGPDWPDRLDRLADFYRDRRDTFDAALHRHLGDLATWETPKGGLFFWLTLDRRVDTRPLLDQAIARNVAFMPGEEFFPDGTGVGTMRLNFSHATGDDVDRGLSTLAELIREQR; encoded by the coding sequence ATGTTCTCGCAGCGTATCGAAGGGCTCCGCCCGTCGCCCATCCGATCGATCCTGGCGGTGATCGACCGTCCCGGCATGGTGTCGTTCGCCGGTGGGCTGCCCGCGACCGACGCGCTTCCGCGGTGGTCGGGCGATGTGGAACCGGAGGTCCTGCAATACGGCCCCACCGAGGGCGAGCCGCGGTTGCGCGCCGCCGTCGCCGAACATCTGCGCACGCTCGGCGTCGACGCACCCGCCGACCGCGTCCTGATCCTGTCGGGCAGCCAGCAAGGCATCGATCTCGCCGCCAAACTCGTCGTCGACCCGGGGACCCCGGTCGCCGTCGAGTCGCCCACGTATCTCGCCGCGCTCCAGGTGTTCCGGTTCTACGGCGCACGGTTCGTCGATCTGCCGGCATCGGCACCGCTGACCTACCTGGTTCCGACGTTCGGCAATCCGACGGGCGCCTGCATGTCCGACACCGACCGCGACGAGATCGCGGCTCGTGTTCGTGCCGACGACACCGTCCTGTTCGAGGACGACCCCTATCGCGACCTGGTCTACGAGCCCGGCGATCGGACGCCGATCGTGGCGCGCATGCACGGTGGATCGTGGATCTATCAGGGCTCGTTCTCCAAGACCTTCGCACCGGGTCTGCGCCTCGGGTTCCTCGCCGCGTCGGAGGACCTGTTCGCCCGCCTCGTCATGATCAAACAGGCCACCGACCTGCACACCTCGCGGCTCTCCCAGCACATCGTGCTGGATGCGATCTCGGGCCCGGACTGGCCCGATCGGCTGGACCGCCTCGCCGACTTCTATCGGGATCGACGCGACACGTTCGACGCCGCGCTGCACCGTCATCTCGGAGACCTCGCCACGTGGGAGACGCCCAAGGGCGGACTGTTCTTCTGGCTGACACTCGACCGCCGCGTCGACACCCGCCCGCTCCTGGACCAGGCCATCGCTCGCAACGTCGCGTTCATGCCGGGCGAGGAGTTCTTCCCCGACGGGACCGGCGTCGGCACCATGCGACTGAACTTCAGCCATGCGACCGGCGACGACGTCGACCGCGGTCTGTCGACGCTGGCGGAGCTGATCCGAGAGCAACGGTAG
- the allB gene encoding allantoinase AllB — protein sequence MTIDATEQSSQPSFDLVVRGERTLTTAGIVPREIGIRDGRVVAIEPLGSGLTGTEVIELTDEQVMIPGLVDTHVHVNEPGRTEWEGFDSATRAAAAGGVTTLIDMPLNSIPPTVNVEALAAKRAAAQGKTHIDVGFWGGAIPGNTDDLRGLHDEGVFGFKCFLLHSGVDEFPHLDADEMEKDMAVLAGFDSMMIVHAEDSRAIDHAPTAEGNQYDRFLKSRPRGAENVAIAEVIERARWTGARAHVLHLSSSDALPMIATAKRDGVKITVETCPHYLTLLAEEIPNGGTAYKCCPPIREASNRELLWQGLLDGTINCIVSDHSPSTVDLKDVENGDFGVAWGGVASLQLGLSLIWTEAKLRGIDLPQVIEWMATNPAQLAGLTNKGRIALGCDADFAIFEPESAQVVDVHKLHHKNPISPYDGRALAGVVKSTWLRGKQVDYQTAQGRMLRRGDV from the coding sequence ATGACGATCGATGCCACCGAGCAGTCGAGCCAGCCGAGTTTCGATCTGGTCGTTCGCGGCGAGCGCACCCTGACGACTGCGGGCATCGTCCCCCGCGAGATCGGCATCCGCGACGGCCGCGTCGTCGCGATCGAACCGCTGGGTAGCGGCCTGACCGGCACCGAGGTGATCGAACTGACCGACGAGCAGGTCATGATCCCCGGCCTGGTCGACACGCACGTCCACGTGAACGAACCCGGTCGCACCGAGTGGGAGGGATTCGACTCCGCGACCCGCGCCGCGGCGGCGGGAGGCGTCACGACGCTCATCGACATGCCTCTCAACTCGATCCCGCCGACCGTCAACGTCGAGGCGCTGGCCGCCAAGCGCGCCGCGGCGCAGGGCAAGACACACATCGACGTCGGCTTCTGGGGCGGCGCGATCCCGGGCAACACCGATGATCTGCGCGGCCTGCACGACGAGGGCGTCTTCGGTTTCAAATGCTTCCTGCTGCACTCGGGCGTCGACGAGTTCCCACACTTGGACGCGGACGAGATGGAGAAGGACATGGCCGTGCTGGCCGGGTTCGACTCGATGATGATCGTCCACGCCGAGGACTCGCGCGCCATCGACCACGCCCCCACCGCCGAGGGCAATCAGTACGACCGATTCCTCAAGTCGCGTCCGCGGGGCGCCGAGAACGTGGCGATCGCCGAGGTCATCGAGCGGGCCCGCTGGACCGGTGCTCGCGCGCACGTGCTGCACCTGTCGTCGTCGGACGCGCTGCCGATGATCGCGACCGCCAAGCGCGACGGCGTGAAGATCACCGTCGAGACCTGCCCGCACTACCTGACGCTTCTGGCCGAGGAGATCCCCAACGGCGGCACCGCGTACAAGTGCTGCCCGCCGATCCGCGAGGCGTCGAACCGTGAACTGCTGTGGCAGGGGCTGCTCGACGGAACCATCAACTGCATCGTGTCCGACCACTCGCCGTCGACCGTCGATCTCAAGGACGTGGAGAACGGCGACTTCGGTGTGGCCTGGGGCGGCGTCGCGTCACTGCAGCTCGGGCTGTCGCTCATCTGGACCGAGGCCAAGCTCCGCGGCATCGATCTGCCCCAGGTGATCGAGTGGATGGCGACCAACCCCGCCCAGCTCGCCGGCCTGACCAACAAGGGCCGGATCGCACTCGGCTGCGACGCCGACTTCGCGATCTTCGAACCGGAGTCCGCGCAGGTCGTCGACGTGCACAAGCTGCACCACAAGAACCCGATCAGTCCGTACGACGGCCGCGCCCTGGCAGGCGTCGTCAAGAGCACGTGGCTGCGCGGCAAGCAGGTCGACTACCAGACCGCGCAGGGACGCATGCTGCGTCGCGGCGACGTGTGA
- a CDS encoding MarR family winged helix-turn-helix transcriptional regulator, translating to MIDVNREAELRRAVEALYFGYRAFTALPDAILAEYDLGRAHHRVLYFVQRERGISIGELTAVLAVTKQAVNRPIRDLEALGMLTIEADETDRRVRRLATTPRGAELEARLTGVQAELLADVFDGAGERAEAGWRAVIGRLAGM from the coding sequence ATGATTGACGTGAATCGCGAAGCCGAACTGCGCCGAGCGGTCGAAGCGCTGTACTTCGGCTACCGCGCGTTCACCGCGCTGCCGGATGCGATCCTGGCCGAGTACGACCTCGGCCGCGCGCACCACCGGGTCCTGTACTTCGTGCAGCGTGAGCGGGGGATCTCGATCGGTGAGCTGACCGCGGTGCTCGCGGTCACCAAACAGGCCGTCAATCGACCGATTCGAGACCTCGAAGCGCTCGGGATGCTGACGATCGAGGCGGACGAGACCGATCGCCGTGTGCGCCGTCTTGCGACGACGCCGCGCGGCGCCGAACTCGAAGCGCGACTGACCGGAGTGCAGGCCGAGCTCCTGGCCGACGTGTTCGACGGCGCCGGTGAGCGTGCCGAGGCCGGGTGGCGCGCCGTGATCGGACGGCTCGCCGGCATGTAG
- a CDS encoding GNAT family N-acetyltransferase, translating into MTVTLRAQEATDTEFLHGLFNDPEAMRFWFYEPYLTRADVQAQFDKRRDDTTSRRFVVSDDGADVGIVELVEIDLLHRTCEFQIIVAPGNQGRGYAHTATRLVLDYAFGTLNLHKVYLLVDVDNPGAIHVYEKAGFVTEATLREEFYADGAYRDVLRMAVFGRDWTLHP; encoded by the coding sequence ATGACCGTCACACTCCGGGCCCAGGAGGCCACGGACACCGAGTTCCTGCACGGGCTCTTCAACGATCCCGAGGCGATGAGGTTCTGGTTCTACGAGCCGTACCTCACGCGAGCGGACGTGCAGGCGCAGTTCGACAAGCGCCGCGACGACACCACGTCGCGGCGTTTCGTCGTATCCGATGACGGCGCCGACGTGGGCATCGTCGAACTCGTCGAGATCGACCTGCTGCACCGCACCTGCGAGTTCCAGATCATCGTCGCACCCGGCAATCAGGGGCGCGGATATGCGCATACGGCGACCCGCCTGGTCCTCGATTACGCGTTCGGCACGTTGAACCTGCACAAGGTGTATCTGCTGGTCGACGTCGACAACCCCGGCGCGATCCACGTGTACGAGAAGGCGGGCTTCGTCACCGAGGCGACGCTGCGGGAGGAGTTCTACGCCGACGGCGCCTACCGCGATGTGCTGCGAATGGCGGTCTTCGGTCGCGACTGGACGCTGCACCCGTGA
- a CDS encoding GNAT family N-acetyltransferase, whose translation MEPLTIRPVRGPDEYPALVEIWRSAVRATHHFLAEDDFRDIENRLASDYFPAVTLIVAEREGTPVGFAGVSGRDLAMLFVHDDARGTGVGKALLAETIANHDVFRVDVNEQNPHALEFYLRQGFEQYAHSEADDDGRPYPVLHLAFRGTR comes from the coding sequence GTGGAACCCCTCACGATCCGCCCGGTCCGCGGTCCCGACGAGTATCCGGCACTCGTCGAGATCTGGCGCAGCGCCGTCCGCGCGACGCACCACTTCCTCGCCGAGGACGACTTCCGCGATATCGAGAACAGGCTGGCGTCCGACTACTTCCCCGCCGTGACCCTGATCGTCGCGGAACGCGAGGGCACCCCGGTCGGATTCGCGGGCGTGTCGGGCCGCGACCTCGCCATGCTCTTCGTGCACGACGATGCGCGCGGCACGGGAGTCGGGAAGGCACTGCTAGCCGAGACGATAGCGAACCATGACGTCTTCCGCGTCGACGTCAACGAGCAGAATCCGCACGCCCTCGAATTCTATCTCCGGCAGGGCTTCGAGCAGTACGCGCACAGCGAGGCCGACGACGACGGCAGGCCGTATCCGGTACTTCATCTCGCGTTCCGCGGAACGCGGTGA
- the thiD gene encoding bifunctional hydroxymethylpyrimidine kinase/phosphomethylpyrimidine kinase, translating into MVDFAYVIAGSEATGGAGIQTDLKTFQELDTFGLGTITCIVSFDPKNSWGHRFVPVDPDVIADQIEAATSAYDLDVVKIGMLGTPATIDVVAHALAGQSWRHIVLDPVLICKGQEPGAALDTDQALRAQVLPRATVVTPNLFEAQILSGMDAIETVDDLAEAARRIADQGPRYVLAKGGVELPGDDAVDVLFDGSEVTVLRAPKIGGERVSGAGCTLAAALTAELAKGSSVVDAARRAKEFTGAAIAARVSGHLPFDAVRQGA; encoded by the coding sequence GTGGTTGACTTCGCATACGTGATCGCCGGGTCGGAAGCGACGGGCGGCGCAGGAATCCAGACGGACCTCAAGACCTTCCAGGAACTCGACACCTTCGGGCTGGGGACGATCACCTGCATCGTCTCGTTCGACCCGAAGAACAGCTGGGGTCATCGGTTCGTGCCCGTCGACCCCGATGTGATCGCGGACCAGATCGAGGCGGCGACCAGCGCGTACGACCTGGACGTCGTCAAGATCGGCATGCTGGGCACGCCCGCGACGATCGACGTCGTCGCGCACGCCCTGGCCGGTCAGTCGTGGCGGCACATCGTCCTCGACCCGGTGCTGATCTGCAAGGGTCAGGAGCCGGGCGCCGCACTCGACACCGATCAGGCCCTGCGCGCCCAGGTGCTGCCGCGGGCCACCGTGGTGACGCCGAACCTGTTCGAGGCGCAGATCCTCTCGGGGATGGACGCGATCGAAACGGTCGACGATCTCGCCGAGGCCGCACGCCGTATCGCCGATCAGGGACCGCGGTACGTGCTCGCCAAGGGCGGGGTGGAACTGCCCGGCGACGACGCCGTCGACGTCCTGTTCGACGGCTCCGAGGTCACAGTGCTCCGTGCGCCGAAGATCGGCGGCGAACGCGTCTCGGGTGCCGGCTGCACCCTGGCCGCCGCATTGACCGCCGAACTGGCCAAGGGCTCGTCGGTCGTCGACGCGGCTCGTCGCGCCAAGGAGTTCACCGGCGCCGCGATCGCCGCCCGGGTGAGCGGCCACCTCCCGTTCGACGCGGTACGGCAGGGCGCGTAG
- a CDS encoding Type 1 glutamine amidotransferase-like domain-containing protein, producing the protein MHLLLLSLGDGALERFVADVVGTSPAETTVGHVTGAGRELLVDRGCRVIDFAAAPDEVDAVFVGGGNTFAIWAHLRATGLDRVIDARVRGGLPYIGLSAGSVIAGPDIEPAGLLDDPAEAPDLRDTTGFGWIDTVMIPHAGGILPAYPPSLIAETFATYGPRFPLRPIDDDEALLVDGDEQRIVASP; encoded by the coding sequence GTGCATCTTCTTCTCCTGTCACTCGGCGACGGAGCGCTTGAGCGCTTCGTCGCCGACGTCGTCGGCACCTCGCCCGCGGAGACGACCGTCGGCCACGTGACCGGCGCGGGTCGCGAACTGCTGGTCGACCGGGGTTGCCGCGTGATCGACTTCGCCGCGGCTCCCGACGAGGTCGACGCCGTGTTCGTCGGCGGCGGCAACACCTTCGCGATCTGGGCGCATCTGCGCGCCACAGGACTCGACCGGGTCATCGACGCGCGTGTACGCGGCGGTCTCCCCTACATCGGGCTCAGCGCCGGATCGGTGATCGCCGGACCGGACATCGAGCCCGCCGGGCTGCTCGACGATCCCGCCGAGGCGCCCGATCTGCGGGACACGACGGGCTTCGGATGGATCGACACCGTCATGATCCCGCATGCGGGCGGAATCCTGCCGGCGTATCCGCCGTCGCTGATCGCCGAGACGTTCGCCACATACGGTCCGCGTTTTCCGCTGCGACCGATCGACGACGACGAGGCTCTGCTGGTCGACGGCGACGAGCAGCGCATCGTCGCGAGTCCGTGA
- a CDS encoding NCS1 family nucleobase:cation symporter-1, which translates to MSTDTVEFVDDPSRDDRSRPADVSPALYNTDLAPTKREGRRWSAYNIFTLWANDVHSLGNYSFAIGLFALGLGGWQILLALVLGAVFLFLLLTLSGFMGEKTGVPFPVMSRIAFGIRGAQIPALIRGGVAIAWFGIQTYLASVVFRVLIIAIIPSASSLDDNSFLGLSTLGWIAFLILWVVQVIIVSYGMEMIRKYEAFAGPVILITMIALAIWMLSNAGWTISWTTPDSLTGGDMWLKIVGGASLWVAIYGTFVLNFCDFTRNAKSKGSIVRGNFFGIPLNMLVFGAIVIILAGAQFRIDGRIIDSPAEIVEEIPNTFLLVLACLALLILTVAVNMMANFVAPIYALNNLFPRHLNFRRAAFISAVIGLVILPWNLYDSPAVINYFLGGLGAVLGPLFGIIMADYWLVRRSKVNVKHVFSVNANGDYFYTQGVNMRAALALLVTAAFALVVAFVPAFDSVADFSWFIGAGLGAIVYLLVADRKGPFTDADGEEIAVASTH; encoded by the coding sequence ATGAGCACAGACACCGTAGAGTTCGTCGACGACCCGAGTCGCGACGACCGCAGTCGGCCCGCAGACGTCAGTCCGGCGCTGTACAACACCGACCTCGCGCCCACCAAGCGTGAGGGCCGTCGTTGGAGCGCCTACAACATCTTCACGTTGTGGGCCAACGACGTGCACAGCCTCGGCAACTACTCGTTCGCCATCGGGCTGTTCGCCCTGGGCCTGGGCGGCTGGCAGATCCTCCTGGCGCTCGTACTCGGCGCGGTCTTCCTGTTCCTGCTGCTCACGCTGTCCGGATTCATGGGGGAGAAGACCGGTGTCCCGTTCCCGGTGATGAGCCGTATCGCGTTCGGCATCCGTGGAGCGCAGATCCCGGCGCTGATCCGAGGCGGAGTGGCCATCGCGTGGTTCGGCATTCAGACCTACCTCGCCTCGGTCGTGTTCCGCGTGCTGATCATCGCGATCATTCCGTCGGCGTCGTCATTGGACGACAACAGCTTCCTGGGTCTGTCGACGCTGGGCTGGATCGCCTTCCTGATCCTGTGGGTGGTCCAGGTGATCATCGTCAGTTACGGCATGGAGATGATCCGCAAGTACGAGGCGTTCGCCGGACCGGTCATCCTGATCACCATGATCGCCCTGGCGATCTGGATGCTCAGCAACGCCGGCTGGACCATCTCGTGGACCACCCCCGACTCGTTGACCGGCGGCGACATGTGGCTCAAGATCGTCGGCGGCGCCAGCCTGTGGGTCGCCATCTACGGCACCTTCGTCCTGAACTTCTGCGACTTCACGCGCAACGCGAAGTCGAAGGGCTCGATCGTCCGCGGCAACTTCTTCGGCATCCCGCTGAACATGCTCGTCTTCGGTGCGATCGTCATCATCCTGGCCGGCGCGCAGTTCCGCATCGACGGCCGCATCATCGACTCGCCCGCGGAGATCGTCGAAGAGATCCCGAACACGTTCCTGCTGGTCCTGGCGTGCCTGGCGCTGCTGATCCTGACCGTCGCGGTCAACATGATGGCGAACTTCGTCGCCCCGATCTACGCGCTGAACAACCTGTTCCCGAGGCACCTGAACTTCCGGCGCGCCGCGTTCATCTCCGCAGTCATCGGCCTGGTGATCCTGCCGTGGAACCTGTACGACAGCCCCGCCGTGATCAACTACTTCCTCGGCGGCCTCGGCGCCGTCCTGGGCCCGCTGTTCGGCATCATCATGGCCGACTACTGGCTGGTGCGTCGCAGCAAGGTGAATGTGAAGCACGTGTTCAGCGTGAACGCGAACGGCGACTACTTCTACACGCAGGGCGTGAACATGCGGGCCGCTCTGGCGCTGCTCGTCACCGCGGCATTCGCCCTGGTCGTGGCCTTCGTCCCGGCGTTCGACTCGGTCGCCGACTTCTCCTGGTTCATCGGCGCCGGACTCGGTGCGATCGTGTACCTGCTGGTCGCCGACCGGAAGGGCCCGTTCACAGATGCGGACGGCGAGGAGATCGCCGTCGCCAGCACGCACTAG
- a CDS encoding LLM class flavin-dependent oxidoreductase: MKNIGFLSFGHWSDAPGSQARSASDVLHQSIDLAVAAEELGADGAYFRVHHFARQLGSPFPLLAAIGAKTSRIEVGTGVIDMRYENPLYMSEDAGAADLIADGRLQLGISRGSPEQVIDGYKYFGYAPADGETDADMARRHTDVFLKVLEGEGFAQPNPRPMFPNPPGLLRVEPHSAGLRERIWWGAGSRATAEWTARQGMNLMSSTLLTEDTGVPFHELQAEQIQRFRDEWTQQDFDWEPRVSVSRSIFPLLDDMDRAYFGGRGDDRDQVGNLEGGTARFGRSYAAEPDGLIEQLREDSAIAAADTLLLTIPNQLGVDYNAHVIEGILTHVAPALGWR; the protein is encoded by the coding sequence ATGAAGAACATCGGATTTCTGTCGTTCGGGCACTGGTCGGATGCACCGGGCTCGCAGGCGCGCTCGGCGTCGGACGTGCTGCATCAGTCGATCGACCTCGCCGTCGCGGCGGAGGAACTCGGGGCCGACGGCGCGTACTTCCGGGTGCACCACTTCGCGCGGCAACTCGGATCGCCGTTCCCGCTGCTGGCGGCGATCGGCGCCAAGACGAGCCGGATCGAGGTCGGCACGGGCGTCATCGACATGCGTTATGAGAACCCTCTGTACATGAGCGAGGACGCCGGCGCCGCCGACCTCATCGCCGACGGCAGACTGCAGCTCGGCATCTCGCGGGGATCACCCGAGCAGGTCATCGACGGCTACAAGTACTTCGGTTACGCACCCGCCGACGGCGAGACGGACGCCGATATGGCGCGTCGACACACCGACGTGTTCCTGAAGGTGCTCGAGGGCGAGGGATTCGCGCAGCCGAACCCGCGTCCGATGTTCCCCAACCCGCCGGGTCTGCTGCGCGTGGAACCGCATTCGGCCGGTCTGCGCGAGCGGATCTGGTGGGGAGCGGGCTCGCGCGCGACGGCCGAGTGGACCGCGCGTCAGGGCATGAATCTGATGAGTTCGACGCTCCTCACCGAGGACACCGGTGTGCCGTTCCACGAGTTGCAGGCCGAGCAGATTCAGCGGTTCCGTGACGAGTGGACTCAGCAGGACTTCGACTGGGAGCCGCGAGTCTCGGTGAGCCGCAGCATCTTCCCGCTGCTCGACGATATGGACCGCGCCTACTTCGGCGGACGCGGCGACGATCGGGATCAGGTCGGCAACCTTGAAGGCGGCACGGCGCGGTTCGGCCGGTCGTATGCGGCCGAGCCCGATGGGCTGATCGAGCAGCTGCGCGAAGACTCGGCGATCGCCGCCGCCGACACGCTGTTGCTGACGATTCCGAACCAGCTCGGCGTCGATTACAACGCGCACGTCATCGAGGGAATCCTCACGCATGTCGCGCCCGCTCTCGGCTGGCGCTGA
- a CDS encoding SulP family inorganic anion transporter, with protein sequence MQATVSRLVDGPVVTALRSPRLLTRETLAGVVTALALIPEAISFSIAAGVDPRMGLFASFTMAVSISIVGGRPAMISGAAGSTALVVAPVVREHGVDYLIATVLLAGVLQIVFSVGGVAKLMRFIPRSVMVGFVNALAILIFSAQIQHMVDVPWMVYPMIAVGLAIIVGLPRLTTAVPSPLIAIVVLTAAAIALHIDVPNVGDEGELPSSLPHWLLPDVPFDLETLRIIAPYAVGMALVGLLESLMTAKLVDDITDTHSNKTREGWGQGVANIVTGFFGGIGGCAMIGQTMVNVKTAGARTRISTFLTGVFLLVLVVGLGGIVARIPMAALVAVMIMVSATTFDWHSIRPSTLRRMPRSETAVMVIAVVATVVTSNLAVGVIAGVIVATLLFARRVAHFTQVTHTDRVENDAPVRTYHVRGELFFASSNDLVYQFDYIGDPDRVVIDLSDTHIWDASTVAALDGIETKYRDKGKTVEIIGLNDASAARRDRLSGQMGD encoded by the coding sequence GTGCAGGCAACGGTGTCCCGCCTCGTCGACGGTCCGGTGGTCACCGCGCTCCGCAGCCCTCGCCTGCTGACCCGCGAGACCCTCGCCGGCGTCGTGACCGCCCTCGCGTTGATCCCCGAAGCGATCTCCTTCTCGATCGCGGCGGGCGTCGACCCGCGGATGGGCCTGTTCGCATCGTTCACCATGGCCGTCTCGATCTCGATCGTCGGTGGTCGTCCGGCGATGATCTCGGGTGCGGCCGGTTCGACGGCGCTGGTCGTCGCGCCGGTGGTCCGCGAACACGGGGTCGACTACCTCATCGCCACCGTGCTCCTGGCCGGAGTCCTGCAGATCGTCTTCAGCGTCGGCGGGGTCGCCAAACTCATGCGGTTCATTCCGCGCAGTGTGATGGTCGGCTTCGTGAACGCCCTGGCGATCCTGATCTTCTCGGCGCAGATCCAGCACATGGTGGACGTGCCGTGGATGGTCTATCCGATGATCGCCGTGGGTCTGGCGATCATCGTCGGACTCCCGAGACTGACCACCGCGGTGCCGTCTCCCCTCATCGCGATCGTCGTGCTGACCGCTGCGGCCATAGCGCTGCACATCGACGTCCCGAATGTCGGTGACGAGGGCGAACTCCCGAGTTCGCTCCCCCACTGGTTGCTCCCGGACGTGCCGTTCGACCTCGAGACCCTGCGGATCATCGCCCCGTATGCCGTCGGCATGGCGCTGGTCGGGCTCCTCGAGTCACTGATGACCGCCAAGCTCGTCGACGACATCACCGACACCCACTCGAACAAGACGCGTGAGGGCTGGGGTCAGGGCGTCGCGAACATCGTCACCGGCTTCTTCGGCGGCATCGGCGGCTGCGCGATGATCGGCCAGACCATGGTCAATGTGAAGACCGCGGGTGCGCGCACCCGCATATCGACCTTCCTGACCGGTGTGTTCCTGCTCGTTCTCGTGGTCGGGCTCGGCGGGATCGTCGCCCGCATCCCGATGGCCGCGCTCGTCGCCGTGATGATCATGGTCTCGGCGACGACGTTCGACTGGCACAGCATCCGACCGTCCACCCTGCGCCGCATGCCCCGCAGCGAGACCGCGGTGATGGTGATCGCCGTCGTCGCGACCGTCGTGACCAGCAACCTCGCCGTCGGCGTCATCGCGGGCGTCATCGTCGCGACCCTGTTGTTCGCGCGACGCGTCGCGCACTTCACGCAGGTCACGCACACCGACCGGGTCGAGAACGACGCACCGGTCCGCACCTATCACGTGCGCGGCGAACTGTTCTTCGCCTCCAGTAACGACCTCGTGTACCAGTTCGACTACATCGGCGACCCGGACCGCGTCGTCATCGACCTGTCCGACACCCACATCTGGGACGCCTCCACCGTCGCCGCCCTCGACGGCATCGAGACCAAGTACCGCGACAAGGGGAAGACTGTGGAGATCATCGGATTGAACGACGCCTCCGCCGCACGGCGGGACAGGCTGAGCGGACAGATGGGCGACTGA